From one Rhizobium rosettiformans genomic stretch:
- the ppx gene encoding exopolyphosphatase, giving the protein MTRSEAQGRLPGIAPVSVVDIGSNSIRLVIYEGLSRAPTVLFNEKVLCGLGKGVATTGRMDEDGVERALVALRRFRALSNQAQATRMYVLATAAAREASNGPDFIRRAEEILGHEIQVLTGEEEAKYSALGVVSGFHDADGIAGDLGGGSLELIDIKGKGFGKGVTLPLGGLRLSESVEGSLPKARALAKKLVGDVSLLKKGQGRTFYAVGGTWRNIAKLHMEIRKYPLHMMQGYELPYDEIAFFLDEIISGANNRDPAWSTISKSRRNLIPFGAVAMREVIEIMQPKSVCFSAQGVREGYLFSLLLDEEQSLDPLIEAADELAILRARSPEHARELADWTGRMMPFFDIEETEEESRYRQAACLLADISWRAHPDYRGLQALNVIAHSSFVGITHPGRAFIALTNYYRFEGLHDDGQTGPLAAIATERLLDRAKLVGGMLRVVYLFSASMPGVVNNLTFRRSDNPELDLEFVVPKSYEEFSGERLDGRLMQLSKLTGKRLAFVYE; this is encoded by the coding sequence ATGACAAGATCTGAAGCGCAGGGGCGTCTTCCCGGTATCGCCCCTGTCTCCGTTGTCGACATCGGCTCCAACTCGATCCGCCTGGTGATCTATGAGGGGCTGTCGCGCGCGCCGACGGTGCTCTTCAACGAAAAGGTTCTCTGCGGCCTCGGCAAGGGTGTCGCCACGACCGGCCGGATGGATGAGGACGGCGTGGAGCGGGCGCTCGTAGCCCTGCGCCGCTTCCGGGCGCTGTCCAATCAGGCTCAGGCGACGCGCATGTATGTGCTGGCGACGGCAGCCGCCCGCGAAGCCTCCAACGGACCGGACTTCATTCGTCGGGCCGAAGAGATCCTCGGCCACGAGATCCAGGTGCTGACCGGCGAGGAAGAGGCAAAATACTCCGCGCTCGGTGTTGTCAGCGGCTTTCACGATGCCGACGGCATAGCCGGCGACCTGGGCGGCGGATCTCTGGAACTCATCGATATCAAGGGTAAAGGCTTCGGCAAGGGTGTCACGCTGCCGCTCGGCGGTCTGCGCCTGTCGGAAAGTGTCGAAGGGTCGTTGCCCAAGGCCCGTGCGCTTGCCAAGAAACTGGTGGGTGACGTGTCCCTTCTCAAGAAAGGGCAGGGGCGCACATTTTATGCAGTCGGCGGTACTTGGCGCAACATCGCCAAACTGCACATGGAAATTCGGAAATACCCGCTGCACATGATGCAGGGCTATGAACTGCCCTATGACGAGATCGCCTTCTTCCTGGACGAGATCATCTCCGGCGCCAACAACCGTGACCCGGCCTGGTCGACCATTTCCAAGAGCCGCCGTAACCTGATCCCCTTCGGCGCCGTCGCCATGCGCGAAGTGATCGAGATCATGCAGCCGAAAAGCGTCTGCTTCTCGGCACAAGGTGTGCGTGAGGGTTACCTCTTTTCGCTGCTTCTCGATGAAGAACAGTCGCTCGATCCGCTGATCGAGGCCGCCGACGAACTGGCGATCCTGCGTGCTCGCTCGCCGGAACATGCCCGCGAACTGGCCGACTGGACGGGCCGAATGATGCCCTTCTTCGACATCGAAGAGACCGAAGAGGAAAGCCGCTATCGCCAGGCCGCCTGCCTGCTGGCCGATATCAGCTGGCGTGCTCATCCCGATTATCGCGGGCTGCAGGCGCTGAACGTGATTGCCCACTCCTCCTTCGTCGGCATCACCCATCCGGGCCGCGCCTTCATTGCGCTCACCAACTACTACCGCTTCGAAGGCCTGCATGACGACGGTCAGACGGGACCGCTCGCGGCCATCGCCACCGAGCGCCTGCTCGACCGGGCAAAGCTCGTCGGCGGCATGCTGCGCGTCGTCTACCTCTTCTCGGCCTCAATGCCCGGCGTCGTCAACAACCTGACCTTCCGGCGTTCCGACAATCCCGAACTCGACCTCGAATTCGTCGTACCCAAGTCCTACGAAGAATTTTCAGGCGAACGGCTGGACGGGCGCCTGATGCAGCTGTCGAAGCTGACCGGCAAGCGTCTGGCGTTTGTCTACGAATAG
- a CDS encoding esterase-like activity of phytase family protein — protein sequence MTKALLTSAALFVLFVSQASAEEKAFPAKLANHAILPANTIIPAPEDAPDYLKTSGKFTTADRKRADALGSVPGKDGVRLTGLSLPFDGQPLQGFSGIKAMEDGTFWSLSDNGFGSKANSSDAMLMVHQLTFDWNAGSVNVEKTLFLSDPDKQAPFPIAMEASDTRYLTGADFDLESIQPVADGFWVGEEFGPYMLKFSTEGVLTDVIATKAGEIEVKSPDNPTLVVPANPTAKMPVFNLKRSGGYEGLAISKDGSKLYAMLEGPLYLEDGSVEKADGLTALRIIELDAASKSWTGKTWLYPLAEGGEAIGDFNMIDETTALVIERDNGAGVETQACADPKAPAADCFAVPAKHKRIYKIEMTEENAGKAVRKIGYIDLMKIEDPDNKKRQGGGEGFYDMPFVTIENVDVVDGTHIVVGNDNNLPFSAGRALDKADDNEFVLLEVGDFLAAK from the coding sequence ATGACCAAAGCCCTTTTGACTTCCGCCGCCCTCTTCGTTCTCTTCGTCTCCCAGGCCTCGGCCGAGGAGAAGGCCTTCCCGGCCAAGCTGGCAAACCACGCCATCCTGCCGGCCAATACCATCATTCCTGCACCGGAAGATGCTCCCGACTATCTGAAGACCTCCGGCAAGTTCACGACAGCCGATCGCAAGCGCGCAGACGCGCTCGGCAGCGTCCCCGGCAAGGACGGCGTGCGCCTGACAGGCCTTTCGCTGCCCTTCGACGGCCAGCCCCTGCAGGGCTTCTCCGGTATCAAGGCCATGGAAGACGGCACGTTCTGGAGCCTTTCGGACAACGGCTTCGGCTCGAAGGCCAATTCCTCTGATGCCATGTTGATGGTTCATCAACTCACCTTCGACTGGAATGCCGGCAGCGTGAACGTCGAAAAGACTCTCTTCCTCTCGGACCCGGACAAGCAAGCCCCGTTCCCAATCGCCATGGAAGCGTCCGACACCCGTTATCTCACCGGCGCTGACTTCGACCTTGAGTCGATCCAGCCGGTCGCGGACGGTTTCTGGGTTGGCGAGGAATTCGGCCCCTATATGCTGAAGTTTTCGACCGAAGGCGTGCTGACCGACGTCATCGCCACCAAGGCCGGCGAGATCGAGGTGAAGTCGCCCGACAATCCGACGCTGGTCGTGCCGGCCAATCCGACCGCCAAGATGCCGGTGTTCAACCTCAAGCGCTCTGGCGGCTACGAGGGTCTCGCCATTTCCAAGGATGGCTCGAAACTCTATGCCATGCTGGAGGGACCGCTCTACCTCGAAGACGGCTCGGTGGAAAAGGCCGACGGCCTGACGGCCCTGCGCATCATCGAGCTCGATGCCGCCTCCAAGTCCTGGACGGGGAAGACCTGGCTCTATCCGCTGGCTGAAGGCGGCGAGGCGATCGGCGATTTCAACATGATCGACGAAACGACGGCACTCGTCATCGAACGTGACAACGGTGCGGGCGTGGAGACACAAGCCTGCGCCGATCCGAAGGCACCGGCCGCCGATTGCTTTGCCGTTCCGGCCAAACACAAGCGGATCTACAAGATCGAGATGACGGAAGAGAATGCCGGCAAGGCCGTGCGCAAGATCGGCTATATCGACCTGATGAAGATCGAAGATCCCGACAACAAGAAGCGCCAGGGCGGCGGCGAAGGCTTCTACGACATGCCTTTCGTCACCATCGAGAATGTCGATGTGGTCGATGGTACGCATATCGTCGTCGGTAACGACAACAACCTGCCCTTCTCGGCCGGTCGTGCTCTCGACAAAGCCGACGACAACGAATTCGTCCTGCTCGAGGTGGGCGACTTCCTCGCGGCGAAGTAA
- a CDS encoding cis-3-hydroxy-L-proline dehydratase — protein MLSNLTDTVDITGRVLVSGSVEGEVLFTDTALSFWGGADAVTGEIIDRHHPLSGERLTGRVLALPTSRGSCTGSGVILELILNGQGPAAIVLEHPEAIITLGVIVAEEVFGRSIPVIAVGKQAFAGLRTAKRVRISDAVAGIGSDITLTDRDQAILAGERGEAAAVAMRIVLRMAALEGATELIDITRAHIDGCIYTGPGGLAFAEKLRDLGGRVVVPTTLNAISVDHRRWQAQGVPEALGRPAAAVADAYVAMGAEATFTCAPYLLDDRPARDEQIVWAESNAVVYANSVLGARTMKYPDYLDIAIALTGRAPKAGCHLLEKRAPQVRVTVPPLDGVDDSFWPLLGYLIGTISPDAIPLVEGVSAHSPDTDALKAFGAAFATTSAAPMFHVASVTPEALDPTAFAALDLPTIALTQDDLQRAWRELNGAEAGPVQLVSLGNPHFSATELAALAALCRNKTRAPNVPIVVTCGRAEMAKAEAAGDIEALTAFGVTLVNDTCWCMVTEPIIPVDAEVIMTNSGKYAHYGPGLTGRTMRFGSLAACVEAAVAGEDRGVLPAWLG, from the coding sequence ATGTTGAGCAACCTCACTGACACCGTCGACATCACGGGCCGCGTGCTGGTTTCAGGCTCGGTCGAAGGCGAGGTGCTGTTCACCGATACGGCGCTCAGCTTCTGGGGCGGTGCGGATGCCGTGACCGGCGAGATCATCGACCGGCATCACCCGTTGAGCGGCGAACGGCTGACGGGCCGCGTGCTCGCATTGCCGACCAGCCGTGGTTCCTGCACCGGCAGCGGCGTGATCCTCGAACTGATCCTCAATGGACAAGGGCCTGCCGCGATCGTGCTCGAACATCCAGAAGCGATCATCACCCTCGGCGTCATCGTCGCCGAGGAAGTCTTCGGGCGGTCGATTCCGGTGATCGCTGTGGGCAAGCAAGCGTTTGCAGGGCTGCGGACCGCGAAACGCGTCCGGATCAGCGATGCCGTTGCAGGCATCGGTTCGGACATCACGCTCACGGATCGGGACCAGGCCATTCTTGCTGGCGAGCGGGGCGAAGCGGCTGCCGTTGCCATGCGGATCGTACTGCGGATGGCGGCGCTCGAGGGCGCGACGGAACTCATCGACATCACCCGCGCCCACATCGACGGCTGCATATACACCGGTCCTGGCGGCCTCGCCTTTGCCGAAAAGCTGCGCGATCTCGGCGGTCGCGTCGTGGTGCCGACGACGCTGAATGCGATTTCGGTCGATCACCGGCGTTGGCAGGCGCAGGGTGTTCCGGAAGCGCTTGGGCGTCCGGCGGCGGCAGTGGCGGATGCCTATGTGGCGATGGGGGCTGAGGCCACCTTCACCTGCGCCCCCTATCTGCTCGATGACCGGCCCGCGCGCGACGAGCAGATCGTCTGGGCGGAATCGAATGCGGTCGTCTATGCCAACAGCGTGCTTGGCGCACGAACGATGAAGTATCCTGACTATCTCGACATCGCGATTGCGCTGACGGGACGGGCCCCCAAGGCGGGCTGTCACCTGCTGGAAAAACGGGCACCGCAGGTTCGGGTCACCGTACCCCCGCTCGATGGCGTGGATGACAGCTTCTGGCCACTGCTCGGTTATCTGATCGGGACAATCTCACCCGATGCGATTCCGCTGGTCGAGGGGGTATCCGCGCACAGTCCTGACACGGATGCCCTCAAGGCCTTCGGTGCAGCATTTGCCACCACCTCGGCGGCGCCGATGTTCCATGTCGCTAGCGTCACGCCAGAGGCACTCGACCCAACGGCCTTCGCCGCACTGGATCTGCCGACGATTGCACTCACCCAGGACGACCTGCAGCGGGCCTGGCGTGAGCTGAACGGCGCAGAGGCTGGCCCGGTACAGCTTGTATCGCTCGGCAATCCGCATTTTTCGGCCACCGAGCTCGCCGCCCTCGCGGCGCTCTGTCGCAACAAGACGCGGGCTCCGAATGTGCCGATCGTCGTCACCTGCGGGCGCGCCGAGATGGCAAAGGCAGAAGCCGCAGGCGACATCGAAGCGCTCACCGCATTCGGCGTCACCCTCGTCAACGACACCTGCTGGTGCATGGTGACCGAGCCGATCATTCCGGTCGATGCCGAGGTCATCATGACCAATTCCGGCAAGTATGCCCATTACGGCCCAGGCCTTACCGGGCGGACCATGCGCTTCGGCAGTCTCGCCGCCTGTGTGGAGGCGGCCGTGGCCGGGGAAGACCGCGGCGTTCTGCCCGCTTGGCTCGGCTAG